One segment of Brassica napus cultivar Da-Ae chromosome C3, Da-Ae, whole genome shotgun sequence DNA contains the following:
- the LOC106394975 gene encoding GPN-loop GTPase 3-like isoform X1: MRYAQLVIGPAGSGKSTYCSSLNQHCETIRRTMHIVNLDPAAEVFNYPVAMDIRELVSVDVVMEELKCGPNAALIRCMEYLEDSLYNWLDEELENFTDDDYLVFDCPGQIEIFTHVPVLKNFVEHLKKNGFNVCAVYLLDSQFVTDITKFISGCMVSLSAMIQLELPHVNILSKMDLLQDKSNIEEFLDAEPRTMLAGLNQRMAPQFAKLNKALIELVGQYSMVRFTPLDLRKERSIQYVLSEIDKCIQFGEDAEVKIRELDEDMDQLEL; this comes from the exons ATGCGTTATGCACAGCTTGTTATTGGCCCAGCAGGCAGCGGAAAG TCAACTTATTGCTCATCTTTAAACCAACACTGTGAAACTATCAGACGAACAATGCACATAGTTAACTTGGATCCTGCTGCAGAAGTCTTTAACTATCCTGTGGCAATGG ATATCCGAGAGCTTGTTTCCGTTGATGTTGTTATGGAGGAGCTTAAATGTGGTCCCAATGCTGCTCTCATCCGTTGTATGGA GTACCTTGAGGACAGTCTATATAATTGGTTGGATGAAGAGTTGGAGAATTTCACAGATGATGACTACTTAGTCTTTGACTGTCCAG GCCAGATAGAGATTTTTACACATGTACCTGTGCTCAAAAACTTTGTGGAGCATTTGAAGAAGAATGGCTTCAATGTCTGTGCCGTCTATCTGCTTGACTCTCAG TTTGTAACGGACATAACCAAGTTTATCAGCGGATGTATGGTTTCTCTTTCTGCAATGATACAGCTTGAACTGCCTCATGTTAACATCCTCTCTAAGATGGATCTCTTACAGGATAAAAGCAACATTGAGGA atttttgGATGCGGAGCCTCGCACAATGCTGGCTGGGTTAAACCAAAGGATGGCTCCTCAATTTGCAAAACTGAACAAAGCCTTGATTGAATTG GTGGGACAGTATAGCATGGTGAGATTCACTCCGCTTGATTTGAGGAAAGAAAGGAG CATACAATATGTACTGTCTGAAATCGACAAGTGCATTCAGTTTGGAGAAGACGCTGAAGTCAAGATCAGAGAACTTGATGAAGACATGGATCAACTAGAGCTCTAG
- the LOC106394975 gene encoding GPN-loop GTPase 3-like isoform X2, which translates to MRYAQLVIGPAGSGKSTYCSSLNQHCETIRRTMHIVNLDPAAEVFNYPVAMDIRELVSVDVVMEELKCGPNAALIRCMEYLEDSLYNWLDEELENFTDDDYLVFDCPGQIEIFTHVPVLKNFVEHLKKNGFNVCAVYLLDSQLELPHVNILSKMDLLQDKSNIEEFLDAEPRTMLAGLNQRMAPQFAKLNKALIELVGQYSMVRFTPLDLRKERSIQYVLSEIDKCIQFGEDAEVKIRELDEDMDQLEL; encoded by the exons ATGCGTTATGCACAGCTTGTTATTGGCCCAGCAGGCAGCGGAAAG TCAACTTATTGCTCATCTTTAAACCAACACTGTGAAACTATCAGACGAACAATGCACATAGTTAACTTGGATCCTGCTGCAGAAGTCTTTAACTATCCTGTGGCAATGG ATATCCGAGAGCTTGTTTCCGTTGATGTTGTTATGGAGGAGCTTAAATGTGGTCCCAATGCTGCTCTCATCCGTTGTATGGA GTACCTTGAGGACAGTCTATATAATTGGTTGGATGAAGAGTTGGAGAATTTCACAGATGATGACTACTTAGTCTTTGACTGTCCAG GCCAGATAGAGATTTTTACACATGTACCTGTGCTCAAAAACTTTGTGGAGCATTTGAAGAAGAATGGCTTCAATGTCTGTGCCGTCTATCTGCTTGACTCTCAG CTTGAACTGCCTCATGTTAACATCCTCTCTAAGATGGATCTCTTACAGGATAAAAGCAACATTGAGGA atttttgGATGCGGAGCCTCGCACAATGCTGGCTGGGTTAAACCAAAGGATGGCTCCTCAATTTGCAAAACTGAACAAAGCCTTGATTGAATTG GTGGGACAGTATAGCATGGTGAGATTCACTCCGCTTGATTTGAGGAAAGAAAGGAG CATACAATATGTACTGTCTGAAATCGACAAGTGCATTCAGTTTGGAGAAGACGCTGAAGTCAAGATCAGAGAACTTGATGAAGACATGGATCAACTAGAGCTCTAG